TAGGCGAGCTTGTCGGTCACTTGGCCGGAAGAGGGTTTGTTCCAGGCGTAACGCTGAAAGCCTTCGCCGGATGCCGCGCTTTTGAGCAACGCCTGGATTACCGGCAGGCCGTGAGGGTCTTTCATGTCCCACAGGTATTGGCCCACCAGCTCTGACTGGCGTGCGTGCATCAGGCTGCGGCCTTCGCGGTCGTAGACGAAGAAGTAGCCATTGATGCCAAAACTGAGCTTGCGCAGTTCTTCCAGCACTTGTTGCTGTGCGTGTTCGTCACCACGGCCGTTGTCGTACAGCGGCGCGATCAGGCTTTGTGCCATTTCAACGTAGTTTTTCAGCTCTGCGCGCTTGCTGGCCAGAATGCTGTCTTCGATCAGTTGCGCCTGTTGATCACCCAATTGGCGGTTCAGGGAAATCACCAGCGCGCAGATGACCGCGATCGCCAACACCAGCGGCAGAATGCCGAGCGCGACGATTTTGTGTTTGAGCTGCATCTCTACTCCTGGCCAGACCGAGGGAGGGCGAAGGCCCGGCATCATATGCCAAAGATACGCGCCTCCAGTAGCAGTGCTGGACAGAATGACAAACCGTCTACGTAGAACTACGTAGACGCCACGTACGTAGTAACGCGGATTTATTTGTCGACAGCATGGGTGGATATTGGGCCCGCTCCGCAAAGCGGACACAATTATAATAATTACCGCCGCAGTCACTGACTGTCGGCAGGAGACACGCTATGCCCCGTCTGGCTAAACACCTCGCCTGGTTTGCCGTGGCTGTCTTGGGAGCGTTTGCGCTAAGTGTCGTGGCCCTGCGCCGCGGCGAAGCCATCAACGCCCTCTGGATCGTAGTCGCAGCCGTCGCTATCTATCTTGTCGCATACCGCTACTACAGCCTGTTCATCGCCACCAAGGTGATGCAACTCGACCCCAATCGAGCCACTCCCGCCGTACTCAACAACGATGGTCTGGACTATGTGCCGACCAATAAACACGTACTCTTCGGTCATCACTTCGCAGCCATTGCAGGCGCGGGGCCGCTGGTCGGTCCGGTGTTGGCGGCGCAGATGGGCTATCTGCCCGGTACGCTGTGGCTGATTGCCGGCGTGGTGCTGGCCGGTGCGGTTCAGGACTTCATGGTCCTGTTCATGTCCACTCGCCGCAACGGCCGTTCCCTGGGCGACATGGTCCGTGAAGAAATGGGCCGCATCCCCGGGACCATAGCGCTGTTCGGCTGCTTCCTGATCATGATCATCATCCTCGCGGTGCTGGCGCTGATCGTGGTCAAGGCCCTGGCCGAGAGCCCGTGGGGCATTTTCACGGTGATGGCGACCATCCCGATCGCGATGTTCATGGGCATCTACATGCGCTACATCCGTCCGGGCCGTATTGGTGAAATCTCGGTGATCGGCGTGGCGTTGCTGCTCGGTTCGATCTGGCTGGGCGGGCAAATTGCTGCTGACCCGGTCTGGGCCAAAGCCTTTACCTTCACTGGACTGCAGATTACCTGGATGCTGATCGGCTACGGTTTCGTGGCGGCGGTGTTGCCGGTATGGCTGATTCTGGCGCCGCGTGATTACCTGTCCACGTTCCTCAAGATCGGTACCATCGTTGCGCTGGCGATCGGCATTCTGATCACCATGCCCGAGCTGAAAATGCCGGCATTGACCCAGTTCATCGACGGCACCGGGCCGGTGTGGAAGGGTGGGCTGTTCCCGTTCCTGTTCATCACCATTGCCTGTGGCGCAGTGTCCGGTTTCCACGCACTGATCGCTTCCGGCACCACGCCGAAGCTGCTCGCCAGCGAAGGCCATGCCCGTTACATCGGTTATGGCGGCATGCTGATGGAATCCTTCGTGGCGATCATGGCGATGGTGGCCGCTTCGGTGATCGAACCGGGTGTCTATTTCGCCATGAACAGCCCGGCGGCCCTTGTCGGCGCCGACGCTGTTTCGGTTGCACAGACAGTCAGCAGCTGGGGTTTCGCGATTACCCCGGAAGCGTTGCAAGCGGTGGCCAAGGACATCGGTGAAACCACCGTCCTGGCCCGTGCCGGCGGTGCGCCGACCCTGGCGGTCGGTATCGCGCAGATCCTGCACCACGTGCTGCCGGGTGAAAACACCATGGCGTTCTGGTACCACTTCGCGATCCTGTTTGAAGCGCTGTTCATCCTCACTGCGGTCGATGCCGGTACCCGTGCCGGACGTTTCATGCTGCAGGACTTGCTTGGTTCCTTCGTGCCGGCGCTGAAACGCACTGAGTCCTGGACCGCCAACCTGATCGCCACCGCCGGTTGCGTGGCGATGTGGGGTTACCTGCTGTACCAAGGCGTGATCGACCCGTTGGGCGGGATCAACACCTTGTGGCCACTGTTCGGTATCTCCAACCAGATGCTGGCCGGTATCGCGCTGATGTTGGCAACCGTTGTGCTGATCAAAATGAAACGCCAACGCTATGTGTGGGTGACCATGCTGCCAGCGGTATGGCTGCTGATCTGCACCACCACTGCAGGCTTCATCAAGCTGTTCGACGCCAACCCGGCGATCGGCTTCCTGTCGCTGGCGAAGAAGTACAGCGATGCCCTGGCCAACGGTCAGGTGCTCGCACCGGCCAAGAGCATTGAGCAGATGCAGCATGTGATCTACAACGCCTACACCAACGCGACGCTGACGGTGTTGTTCCTGCTCGTGGTGTTCAGCATCCTGTTCTTTGCGCTTAAAGTCGGCATTGCCGCCTGGGGCACCAAAGAACGTACGGATAAAGAAGCGCCATTCCATGCGCTGCCAGATGCTTGATCGAGGAGGGCAGCATGTTCAATGACCTGAGTCGCCTCGGTAAATACCTCGGTCAGGCCGCGCGCCTGATGGTCGGCATGCCCGACTACGACAACTACGTCGAGCATATGCAAACCGAACACCCGGACAAGCCGGTGATGAGCTACGAGATGTTCTTTCGCGAACGTCAGGAGGCTCGTTACGGCGGTAAGGCAGGGCCGAAGTGTTGCTGACCTGACAGCCAGGTTGATCCAAACCCTGTGGGAGATTCTATGTTGCAGGACAACCCTGCAACGGTCGATTCGGTTGGTATTCGCTCTGGTTTTTCATCAGGGCGAACGCCCCTCATGATCGCTGATCATGTTCTAGACTCACCGGGGGCCTGATGGAGTTAAACGTCAAGAGCAGAAGGGCCGTCCACGCGATCTGGATAAAACGAATGAGCGGTCTGCAAGAGAAGGCAGGCGGTTATCGCGAGCCGGATTATCCGTTGCGGCGAATTCCCGAAAAATTCTGACGGATTGCCGAGCGAGTCTCCGCCAAGGGCTGCATTGCCATGAGTCATTCGGATATTGTGCCTCCCGTCCCGGAACCGGGGCGGATTGCGCACCGCAAGTCGAACGACGGCCAGACCCTCTGGGACCGCTGGCTCCCGGGACTGCGTACGTTGCGCGGATACCAAATGATTTGGTTGCGCCACGACCTCGTGGCCGGACTGGTGCTCACCACAATGCTGATACCCGTCGGCATCGCCTATGCGGTGGCATCGGGCGTACCCGGTATTTACGGGCTCTACGCAACGATCGTTCCATTACTCGCTTATGCGTTGTTCGGTCCCAGCCGGATTCTGGTGCTTGGGCCAGACTCTTCGCTGGCTGCTGTCATCCTGGCCGTCGTCTTGCCACTGTCCGGCGGCGATCCGCATCGCGCAATCGCCCTCGCGGGCATGATGGCGATCGTCTCGGGGGTGGTGTGCATCCTGGCTGGCATCGCGCGTCTGGGCTTCATTACTGAGCTGCTTTCCAAACCGATCCGCTACGGATACATGAACGGGATTGCGCTGGTGGTATTGATCAGTCAACTGCCAAAGTTTTTCGGTTTTTCGATCGAAACCGACGGGCCGCTGAGAAATGTATGGGAGATCGCTACAGCAGTGATGGCTGGGATAACCAACTGGGCCGCGTTCACGGTGGGCGCAAGTACTCTGTCGGTGATCCTGCTACTCAAGGGCAATAAACGCGTGCCGGGCATTCTGGTCGCAGTGGCAGGCGCGACCGTTGCCGTTGGTGTACTGGACCTTGCAGCTCGCGCCGGGGTGTCGGTCCTGGGATCGCTCCCACAGGGGCTGCCAGCATTCGCCATTCCCTGGATCACCAGGGCTGATATCGTCCCCGTCCTGATTGGTGGTTGTGCCGTCGCCCTCGTTTCGTTCGCCGACACCAGTGTGCTCTCTCGTGTCTATGCGGCGCGGACTCGTACTTATGTGGACCCGAACCAGGAAATGGTCGGGCTCGGCTTCGCCAATCTGACCGCCGGGCTTTTTCAGGGGTTTCCAATCAGCAGCAGTTCATCCCGGACACCCGTCGCCGAGGCCGCAGGCGCGAAAACCCAATTGACCGGTGTCGTCGGTGCGATCGCCGTTGCCTTATTGCTGATGGTGGCGCCGAACCTGTTGCAGAACCTGCCTACCAGCGCATTGGCGGCAGTGGTGATCGCATCCGCCATCGGCCTGATCGAAGTGACCGACCTGCGACGAATCTATCGCATCCAGCGCTGGGAGTTCTGGCTGTCGATCGTCTGCACCATCGGTGTGGTCGTACTGGGCGCGATCGAGGGCATCGGCCTGGCCATCGTGATCGCCGTCATCGAGTTCCTGTGGGATGGCTGGCGCCCGTACTCGGCGGTTCTGGGCAGCCCGGAAAAGATCCGGGGTTACCACGATATCAAGCGCTATCCCGACGCGCGCCTTATCCCAGGCCTGGTTTTGTTTCGCTGGGATGCGCCTTTGTTTTTCGCCAATGCCGAGCTGTTCAATGACCGGGTACTGGACGCCGTGGCAACATCGCCTTCGCCCGTGCATTGGCTCGTTGTAGCGTCGGAACCGGTCACCAGCGTGGACGTAACTTCTGCCGATATGCTGGCTGAACTCGATGAAACCTTGCGTGGGGCGGGTATCAAGTTGTGCGTGGCCGAGATGAAGGATCCGGTCAAGGACAAGCTAAAGCGATTCGGGCTTTTCGCCAAGCTGGGCGAAACGGCGTTTTTTCCAACGATAGACGATGCGGTCGAAAGTTATCTCGTGATTTATCCAGTGGGTTAGCCCGCGCCAATGAGCTTCGCAGGCGGGATTTCCCGGGAAAGCAAAGCGCTCGTGGACGCTCGGATTTCACAGAACGAATGCCGGAAGGCAGTGCATGAACCGGGGGCGCGGGTTGCCGGTGGCTTTCATCAAGTCCGTGTTGACCTGGTACGGCAACAGTTGCTTGATACGTTCGGCCCAGGCTTTGCCAAGTGAGGTTCATCGTGCTGATCGAGAGGCGAGCTGCGGGAAATCGTTCCCGGCCACAAAGGACGGTTTGTAATCATTTCCAGAGAGTGCGGGGCATTGATTCGGGAGTTCAATCTCTCGACAAAAGACTCGGCACCATCAAGGCTGCGGAAGCTCGCCATCCACAGACCCATGTGAACCCACCAACAATTCTGTGCAGGGTCTTTTTCAACATAAATCTTCATTGACGGCGCTCCAAAAAGGCAGGAATCAATCATCCTGATGTGTGCAGGCTCATCCTTTGCTTTCTGAGTACGCTGGCGGTGAGCAATCCATGGCATTGCGTCGTTGCGTGCCCGACAGCGTGTACGCGATCAACCGGCAAACTATTGATCAGGATCAACTATCCTGATCTGTTTGCCCGCGGCCTGATGCCGTGCGTCGGACAGCAACTGTCTAGCTCAATGCCTATTGCGTTGTAGCTTGGCCATCGGGGCGTGGAATATGGTTTTGGCGTAGTACGGATGGTAAGGCTCAGTGTCGGGCCGTCCTCCATGCCTCACTACTTTGCAGCTTCGCTTCAGGCGTCATCTCCGGGTGCATTTTATTGACCATTAATAGTGCGTCGGTATTCATCAATGCGCCGCGCTGGACGCCTTGTATTACAAGCAGAATAAAAACAGTGAGTAGGAATTTCCCGCTTGTAGGGCATAAAACTCAAATCAGTTGCCAAATGCACCATTTTCGTCCGATCCAGAGTTGTGCAAGTTACAAGTGGAAAAACCGTTTCAGTAGTCTTATCGATTTTCGTCTCAAAAATGAAACGATGTGTCGCAATTCCGGCTTGTCTAAGGGTTTTTCCGGTTTTTATCGATCGTAACAATAGTTGGGCACAGCCCTTGCAAAAGTACTTTCAAACCACCGCTAGTGTGGTTTTTCATCGAAAAAAAATTATGGGGGAACGTTATAAATGGGGCGCCAGAAATCAAACCGCAAAGGCCAAGTCTCTGGCGTCGGAACGCGTCAACAGGTTGCCGAATTCACGCGGAATTTGTTTCCAAATGAGACAGGAAGTTAACGACGCACACTGAGGTGCTCAACAGAAACAGTACTCACTAAAACAACGTAAGGCCTGATTTTATTGAAATAGCGAAGTTATAAGAAAATGCCGTCTGTATCGCGGCAAGGAGTAGGGTATGTCCCGAGCTTTTTTTAACGAAATGTATGATGCGAGTGGTGGCTGCCGCCCACATTACCAGGAGTTCGCGCGTTGGTTGGCGGACACACCTCTGGAGTTGCTGGATCAACGTCGTCGCGAAGCCGACCTGTTGTTCCACCGAGCCGGCATCACCTTCACCTTATACGGGGACGAGCAGGGCACCGAGCGGTTGATTCCGTTCGACATCATTCCGCGCAGCATCAAGGCCAGCGAATGGCAAATGGTCGAGCGTGGCTGTATTCAGCGGGTCCAGGCATTGAACATGTTCCTGGACGACATCTACCACGGGCAACGTATTCTCAAGGAAGGCATCATCCCGGCCGAACAGGTATTGGCCAATGAGGGTTATCAGGTCGCCATGCAGGGCCTGAATCTGCACCGGGGCATCTACGCCCACATCGCCGGGGTCGATCTGGTCCGCGACGGCGATGGCAGCTACTACGTACTGGAAGACAATCTGCGCACTCCCAGCGGCGTCAGCTACATGCTTGAAGACCGCAAGATGATGATGCGTTTGTTCCCCGAACTCTTCGCCGCCCAGCGTGTGGCGCCGATCGATCACTACCCGAACCTGCTGCTGGACACCTTGAGGAGCTCCAGTCCGCTGGACAATCCCACGACCGTGGTGCTGACCCCGGGCCGCTTCAACAGCGCTTACTTCGAGCATGCGTTCCTGGCCCGTGAAATGGGCGTGGAACTGGTTGAAGGCGCAGATCTGTTTGTCCGCGACGATCACGTCTATATGCGCACCACCGCAGGCCCCAGACAGGTGGACGTCATTTACCGCCGTCTCGACGATGCGTATCTCGATCCACTGTCGTTCAACCCGGACTCCATGCTCGGCGTACCGGGCCTGATTGCCGCTTACCGCTCAGGCAACGTGGTGCTGGCGAACGCCGTCGGCACTGGTGTGGCCGACGACAAGTCGATCTATCCCTATGTCGGCGACATGATCCGCTTCTACCTCGCCGAGGAACCGATCCTCAAGAACGTGCCTACCTGGCAATGCCGCAAACCGGAAGAACTGTCCCATGTGTTGGCGAATCTGCCTGAACTGGTGGTCAAGGAAACCCAGGGTTCCGGTGGCTACGGCATGCTGGTCGGCCCGGCGGCCACGGCGGCGGAAATCGAAGACTTCCGCGCGCGCCTCAAGGCACGCCCCGAAGCTTATATCGCCCAACCAACCCTGTGCCTGTCGACGTGCCCGACCTTTGTCGAAAACGGCATCGCTCCACGCCACATTGACCTGCGCCCGTTTGTGCTGTCGGGCAGAGAAACCCGTCTGGTGCCCGGTGGCCTGACCCGCGTGGCATTGCGCGAAGGCTCGCTGGTGGTGAACTCGTCTCAGGGCGGCGGCACCAAAGACACTTGGGTAGTGGAGGACTAAGACATGCTTTCAAGAACCGCTTCGGACCTCTACTGGATGTCCCGTTACCTGGAGCGCGCCGAAAACCTGGCGCGCATGCTCGAAGTCAGTTACTCGTTGTCGTTGATGCCTCAGGCGGGGCGTACCGATGGCCGCGCCGAACTGGCAATGTCGCTGCTCGCCGCCGGTACGCTGGACGATTACAACGAGCGTTATGGAGAGCTCAACACCGAACGCATGTTGCACTTCTTCGCGCTGGATGAAACCAACCCCGGGAGTATCTATTGCTGTTTGCAAGCCGCGCGAGCCAATGCTCATGCCGTGCGCGGACGCATCACCGCCGACATGTGGGAGAACATCAACGCCACCTGGCTGGAGATGCGCAACATCGCCAGCAATGGTCTGGCGCGCTATGGCATCAGCCATTTCTGCGAGTGGGTCAAGGAGCGTTCGCACCTGTTCCGCGGTGCGACCTCGGGCACCATCATGCGCAACGATGCCTACTGCTTCATTCGCCTGGGGACTTTCCTTGAGCGGGCAGACAACACGCTGCGCCTGCTGGATGCACGCTACGAAATGTTCGGCGAGGAGTCGGAGGAGGTGAGTGACAACTCCGCGCGCGGCTACTACCAGTGGAGTGCCTTGTTGCGGGCCTTGTCGTCCTTCGAGGCGTTCAACGAGATCTACCGCAATGCGCCGGGCGCCGAGCAGGTCTCCGAGATGCTGTTGTTGCGTAGCGACGTCCCGCGTTCGTTGCACGCCTGTATCGAGGAACTGGACCATATCCTCGCCAGCCTGCCGGGCAGCAACGGGCGGGCCGCCCAGCGGTTGGCCGCCGAGTTGAATGCTCGGCTGCGCTACACCGGTATCGACGAGATTCTCGGCTTCGGTCTGCACCTTTGGCTGACTGACTTCATCTCCCAGGTTCGCCATCTCGGCCAGACCGTTCACGAGTCCTATCTGGAGGCCGTATGAAACTGTCCATACGTCACGACACCACCTACAGCTACGCCGATGAAGTCTGCACCAGCATTCAGTTCCTGCGTCTGACGCCGCAGAACAGTGAACGCCAGCGCATCCTGGAATGGCACCTGGAACTGCCGCGCCTGGTGCGCAGCCAGTTTGATCCGTACGGCAACATCCTGCATGTGTTGACGATGGACGAACCCCATGGGGCCTTGGTACTGACAGCTTATGGTCAGGTGGATATCGACTCGGACCGTGAGCTGGAGCGCGACAGCCAATCGCCTTTGCCGTTTTTGCGCACCAGTAAGCTGACGATTGCGGACGATGCCCTGAATGCCTTCGCCGTGCAGCACTGCGGCATACGGCGTGATCGAACGGCGTTGATCGACCTGATGCACGGCCTGGCCGACCATATGGTCTACAACCCGGGCGCAACCACCGTGGACACCACGGCCGCCGAGGCGTTTGCGGGCGGAGGCGGGGTCTGTCAGGACCACACTCACGCCTTCCTGGCCTGCGCCCGTAGCCTGGGGATTCCTGCGCGTTATGTCTCCGGTTACTTGTGCACCGAAGATGAAAACCACTTGGCCAGCCATGCCTGGGCCGAAGCCTGGCTCGACGATGGTTGGTACAGCTTCGATGTCACCAACCGGCTGGCCCGGCCCGAACGCCATCTGAAACTGGCGGTGGGCCTGGACTACCTCGACGCCTGCCCGGTACGTGGCATGCGTCGTGGTGGCGGGGCCGAGTCGATGCTGGCGCGGGTACAGGTAACGTCGCTGTTTCAGGTTCAGCACCAATAAGCCTGAAACGTTCATCGTAATTGGCCATGCCGTCGGGGAGACGGTATGGCCTTTCATCCAGAATTCACGAGTAAGCGCAAATGACTTATTGCGTCGCTATGCACCTGGCCGACGGGATGGTGTTCATCTCCGACTCACGGACCAATGCCGGTATCGACCAGATTTCAACGTTTCGTAAGTTGTTTATTTTCAGCACGCCGGGCGAGCGGCTGATTGTGTTGCAGACCGCGGGCAATCTGGCCACCTCGCAATCGGTGGTGAACTTGCTCAAGCAGCGTTGCAGTGGGCCTGGCCCGCACCTGTTGAATGTCCGCACACTCTATGACGCCACTGTGCTGGTGGCCGAAACCGTTCGCGAAGTTGTCGCCCGGGACCGTACCAAGTTGGCCGGCAAGACCGACTTGAGTTGCTCTTTTCTGGTGGGCGGGCAGATCGCGGAGGGGGCGATGGATGTGTACAGCATTTACCCGCAAGGCAACTTCATTCAGGCGACGGAGGACACGCCTTTCCTGCAATTGGGTGAAAGCAAGTACGGCCGACCGATACTCGATCGCAACCTCACGTACCGCACATCACTCGAAGAGGGCCTGCGCTGCGGGCTGATCTCGTTCGACTCGACCATGCGCAGCAACCTGTCGGTGGGTATGCCGCTGGATCTGCTGGTGTTCAGAAAAGACAGTTTTGGTGGTGCAAAAAGTTATCGCATCACGGCCGACGACCCGTATTTCATGCGTATCCGTATGCAATGGGCCGCCGGACTGCAAGACATGCTTGCCGCATTGCCGGAGCCGCCTGACGCTTACATGTCGGGGGGCTGCCAATAAAGCGCTGACTCTGCGTCAGCGCTGAAGTAAAGCGGCCGGGCCAGCGATTACCAAGTGCGCGATATCGTGATGTCGATTGGCTAAAGCAGCGGAATACTGTAGCTCACGATCAAGCGATTCTGGTCCTGGTCACGCGCCGCCTCGCTGTTGGACTTGCCGTTGCGCCATCCAAATCCGACACCTTTAAGCGTGCCGGACTGAATCACATAGTCCAGATCAAGCCCACTACGGACGCGACGCCAGAGGAGATTTTAGAACAGGCTGAGCGGGTAGGGCTCACTCGGATTGAGGCAGTGGGTCATTCCAGTTGACCTAGGCTCACCCACCTTTCGTCAGCGAGATCAGCAACCCTTGTTGACAGAAAAATGCATCAGGAGAATACTCGCCTCAAGATTCATATATATGACTAGATAACAAGGTGAATAAAGTCGATGAACTCCTTATCCAGCGATGTCCGGCTACCGCTTTATCAGCGCCTGCGAGATCAGTTGGCTGAACAGATTGCCAACAATCGTTGGCGTCCCGGGGAGGCCATTCCCACCGAGGCTGCACTTTCAGCGGAGTACCAACTGTCCACTGGCACCGTACGCAAAGCGGTTGACGCGCTGGTCAGTGAGGGCGTTCTTGAGCGTCAGCAAGGTCGAGGCACCTTCGTTCGCCGGCCGCAGTTTCAATCGTCACTGTTCCGATTTTTCCGCTTCCAGACCGCTGCGGGCGAGCGCCAGGTGCCGGAGAGTCGCATCTTGTCGATTGAGCCGGTGGCCGCACCCTCGGCGGTGGCCCAAACGTTAGGCCTGCCAATCGACGCACCGGTTATTCGCATTGTTCGCGTACGTCTTCTCGATATTCAGCCGGTACTTGCCGAAGAAATCTGGCTACCTCGCAGCCGGTTTCAGCCGCTGCTGGAGATCGACCTGAGTCGAAAAGGGCCGCTGTTGTATCCGATTTACGAAGAAGTCTGCGGTCAGGTCGTCGCTTCTGCCGAAGAAACACTCACCGCCGAGTCTGTAAACGACGTGCATGCGCGATTGCTGCAAGTAGCGGTCAACAGTCCCGTGGTGGTGATCGAGCGTCTGGCGCGTGACTACGCCGGGACGCCTCTGGAATGGCGTCGCTCCCGTGGGCATGCCCAGCATTTCCGTTACAGCGTGGATATTCGCTAGCGCCTTGCCTCAATAGCGGATCGCTCATCGGCGCCTGATCTGCGCCGTCTTCATCGTCTTGCTTGCCATGCCTGGCCTCGTAGCGGCGCGGTTCGCTTTCGGCTGCCTCACGTTTCACTTATAAGGATAAGAAATCATGTTCAGCTGGTATCGCCAAGTCACTCCTCGGGAGCGCAAAACATTCTGGGCCTGCTTCGGCGGATGGTCGCTGGATGCTCTGGAAGTACAAATGTTCGGCCTGGCCATTCCGGCGTTGATCGCTGCGTTCGCACTGACCAAGGGCGATGCCGGGCTGATCAGCGGCGTCACGCTGGTCACTTCGGCCATCGGCGGATGGGTAGGGGGGACGTTGTCCGACCGCTACGGCCGGGTGCGTACGTTGCAGTGGATGATTCTGTGGTTCTCCTTCTTCACCTTTCTGTCCGCCTTCGTCACAGGGTTCCATCAGTTGCTGATGGTCAAGGCACTGCAAGGCTTCGGCATTGGCGGTGAGTGGGCCGCCGGCGCGGTATTGATGGCAGAAACCATCAACCCGAAATACCGCGGCAAAGTGATGGGCACTGTGCAAAGTGCCTGGGCGGTCGGTTGGGGGCTGGCGGTCGGGGTATTTGCGCTGATTTATACGTTCGTACCGCAAGACATGGCCTGGCGTGTGATGTTTATCGTAGGCCTGCTGCCCTCGTTCCTGATCCTCTGGGTACGGCGTAATGTCGAGGAGCCTGACAGCTTCCAACGTTTGCAGAAAGAACACGCCATTCCACAGAGCTTCTTCAAATCCCTGGCCGGTATTTTCCGACCTGAACTGCTCCGCGTAACGCTGTTCGGCGGGTTATTGGGCTTGGGCGCACACGGCGGATACCACGCGGTGATGACTTGGCTGCCGACATTCCTCAAGACCGAACGCAACCTGTCGGTGCTGAACTCCGGTGGCTACCTGGCCGTGATCATCTTTGCCTTCTGGTGTGGCTGCGTTGTTAGCGGATTCTTGATCGACCGTATTGGCCGCCGCAAAAACATCGTGTTGTTCGCGTTGTGCTGTGTCGTCACCGTGCAGTGTTATGTGTTCCTGCCGCTGACCAATACCCAGATGCTGTTTCTGGGGTTCCCGCTCGGCTTCTTCGCGGCCGGTATTCCAGCGAGCCTCGGCGCGTTGTTCAACGAGCTGTACCCGGCAGACGTGCGCGGCGCCGGCGTCGGCTTCTGCTACAACTTTGGCCGAGTGCTTTCCGCGGTGTTCCCGTTCCTGGTCGGTCACATGAGCGACTCCATGTCGCTTGGGTCTGCGATTGGTATCGACGCCGGGATTGCCTATGGCGTGGCGGTGATCGCGGCACTTTGTCTGCCGGAAACCCGTGGACGCAGCCTCGAAGCCTCGAGTGCATCGGTGCCAGCAACGGTCAACGGCAACGAGAGTGCGCGGGCCTGATGCCCTTTACCTTCTATAGATGAACGCTATGACTGACACCTGTTCTACGCCGATCACCGGCATCGACTCCCATGCTCATGTGTTTAGCCGTGATCTATGCCTGGTCGGTGCACGGCGCTATACCCCTGATTACGACGCCACGCTTGAGCAGTATCTGACGCACTTGCACGCTCATGGTCTGAGTCATGGCGTATTGGTGCAACCGAGCTTTCTCGGCACCGACAATAGCTACCTGCTGGCGGCATTGAAGCAAGCGCCGGAGCAGTTGCGAGGAGTGGTTGTGCTGGAGCCAGGCGTCAGTCGCGCCATGTTGAATGACATGGATCACCTGGGCGTGGTCGGCGTTCGCTTGAACCTTATGGGTAAGGCGTTACCTGATTTTCGTAACAGTGCCTGGAGAGAGTTTTTTAGCCACATTGCTGATCTTGACTGGCATGTCGAGTTGCATAGGGAGGTAAAGGATCTGCCGGGACTGATCCATCAATTGACGCCGTTCGGTTTGAAGTTGGTGATTGATCACTTTGGTCGGCCGGATGCCAATTCGGGCGTCGATCAGCCCGGCTTTTGCGAGTTACTGGAGTTGGGATCGAAAGGTTCGATCTGGATGAAGGTATCGGGAATCTATCGTTTGGGAGGTACGCCGCAACAGAACATCAATTTCGCTCGAATGGCATTACCGCTGCTGGAACAAAGTTTCGGCCTTCGCCAGTTGGTGTGGGGCAGCGA
The Pseudomonas sp. GR 6-02 genome window above contains:
- a CDS encoding carbon starvation CstA family protein is translated as MPRLAKHLAWFAVAVLGAFALSVVALRRGEAINALWIVVAAVAIYLVAYRYYSLFIATKVMQLDPNRATPAVLNNDGLDYVPTNKHVLFGHHFAAIAGAGPLVGPVLAAQMGYLPGTLWLIAGVVLAGAVQDFMVLFMSTRRNGRSLGDMVREEMGRIPGTIALFGCFLIMIIILAVLALIVVKALAESPWGIFTVMATIPIAMFMGIYMRYIRPGRIGEISVIGVALLLGSIWLGGQIAADPVWAKAFTFTGLQITWMLIGYGFVAAVLPVWLILAPRDYLSTFLKIGTIVALAIGILITMPELKMPALTQFIDGTGPVWKGGLFPFLFITIACGAVSGFHALIASGTTPKLLASEGHARYIGYGGMLMESFVAIMAMVAASVIEPGVYFAMNSPAALVGADAVSVAQTVSSWGFAITPEALQAVAKDIGETTVLARAGGAPTLAVGIAQILHHVLPGENTMAFWYHFAILFEALFILTAVDAGTRAGRFMLQDLLGSFVPALKRTESWTANLIATAGCVAMWGYLLYQGVIDPLGGINTLWPLFGISNQMLAGIALMLATVVLIKMKRQRYVWVTMLPAVWLLICTTTAGFIKLFDANPAIGFLSLAKKYSDALANGQVLAPAKSIEQMQHVIYNAYTNATLTVLFLLVVFSILFFALKVGIAAWGTKERTDKEAPFHALPDA
- a CDS encoding YbdD/YjiX family protein — translated: MFNDLSRLGKYLGQAARLMVGMPDYDNYVEHMQTEHPDKPVMSYEMFFRERQEARYGGKAGPKCC
- a CDS encoding SulP family inorganic anion transporter, producing the protein MSHSDIVPPVPEPGRIAHRKSNDGQTLWDRWLPGLRTLRGYQMIWLRHDLVAGLVLTTMLIPVGIAYAVASGVPGIYGLYATIVPLLAYALFGPSRILVLGPDSSLAAVILAVVLPLSGGDPHRAIALAGMMAIVSGVVCILAGIARLGFITELLSKPIRYGYMNGIALVVLISQLPKFFGFSIETDGPLRNVWEIATAVMAGITNWAAFTVGASTLSVILLLKGNKRVPGILVAVAGATVAVGVLDLAARAGVSVLGSLPQGLPAFAIPWITRADIVPVLIGGCAVALVSFADTSVLSRVYAARTRTYVDPNQEMVGLGFANLTAGLFQGFPISSSSSRTPVAEAAGAKTQLTGVVGAIAVALLLMVAPNLLQNLPTSALAAVVIASAIGLIEVTDLRRIYRIQRWEFWLSIVCTIGVVVLGAIEGIGLAIVIAVIEFLWDGWRPYSAVLGSPEKIRGYHDIKRYPDARLIPGLVLFRWDAPLFFANAELFNDRVLDAVATSPSPVHWLVVASEPVTSVDVTSADMLAELDETLRGAGIKLCVAEMKDPVKDKLKRFGLFAKLGETAFFPTIDDAVESYLVIYPVG
- a CDS encoding circularly permuted type 2 ATP-grasp protein; this translates as MSRAFFNEMYDASGGCRPHYQEFARWLADTPLELLDQRRREADLLFHRAGITFTLYGDEQGTERLIPFDIIPRSIKASEWQMVERGCIQRVQALNMFLDDIYHGQRILKEGIIPAEQVLANEGYQVAMQGLNLHRGIYAHIAGVDLVRDGDGSYYVLEDNLRTPSGVSYMLEDRKMMMRLFPELFAAQRVAPIDHYPNLLLDTLRSSSPLDNPTTVVLTPGRFNSAYFEHAFLAREMGVELVEGADLFVRDDHVYMRTTAGPRQVDVIYRRLDDAYLDPLSFNPDSMLGVPGLIAAYRSGNVVLANAVGTGVADDKSIYPYVGDMIRFYLAEEPILKNVPTWQCRKPEELSHVLANLPELVVKETQGSGGYGMLVGPAATAAEIEDFRARLKARPEAYIAQPTLCLSTCPTFVENGIAPRHIDLRPFVLSGRETRLVPGGLTRVALREGSLVVNSSQGGGTKDTWVVED
- a CDS encoding alpha-E domain-containing protein: MLSRTASDLYWMSRYLERAENLARMLEVSYSLSLMPQAGRTDGRAELAMSLLAAGTLDDYNERYGELNTERMLHFFALDETNPGSIYCCLQAARANAHAVRGRITADMWENINATWLEMRNIASNGLARYGISHFCEWVKERSHLFRGATSGTIMRNDAYCFIRLGTFLERADNTLRLLDARYEMFGEESEEVSDNSARGYYQWSALLRALSSFEAFNEIYRNAPGAEQVSEMLLLRSDVPRSLHACIEELDHILASLPGSNGRAAQRLAAELNARLRYTGIDEILGFGLHLWLTDFISQVRHLGQTVHESYLEAV